aatattaaaaatatttaaaatactttttaaaattattagtaaatatattttaagtggTAGATGGTTTCTATTTCTAatcttttgtatatttttgtttcaaataaagTTGGGAAGAAAGTGAAGTATGGAAAACAAGGGAACGATGGATTTGAGTTGGAGAATTTTTCTTTAGCTGAGAAaagtgatataaaaaaaatacaaaacttcataaattgatatatacCATTTTTAAATACATCCATCCATGGCTTATGAACTCCTATTCGTCTCTGTTTTGCTTTCCTGAAGCTATGTTTGAAGAGATTAAGGAGGAGCTAAAACATAGTAGCTATGTTTGAATTAGCTTCTTGGAAGCCCGGAATTATTTATAACCCAAAAAGtgctttttatttgtatttgggTGATCTGAATAATGTTGGTTATGGCTTTGAAAATAGCATCATGTAGCAGTAATGGCAATTGCTAAGACTATTCCTAGAAAACATGATTTAGAGCTCACTCTTAATTTACTTATGAATCAAGCCTCGCTATTCTACTACATGGATCAAAGGAGATAGTGGTCCAATTTTCCAACCATTACTAACTATGAGGAAACGCAGCCCAACCCAAACAGGTTGAGGTGAGTAACCCTGCAAAGGCACTCACTCGTCTGTCCTGTCCAACACCAAAATGTTTGGGTTAGCGTGTAAAATGAGTTGTTTTAtggaatattatatttttttcgaTGATTTTTGAAAGTGTAAGTGATTTAAATTGAAAGATATTCAAACataatatgttttctatattgatatttgaaaatgaaaatatttatgacATAGATCTATAATGATGTTGAACATATACGATACAATTTCATGACTTTAATGTAAAATATGACAATCCTGAGATTTTGATgtaaaataatgatattatactaagaacttaaaaatatattgtgagtgtttagctaggtttgCAATTTCGAACAAAATTCTCAAGTGTCCCCTAATTTGGTTTTTCAATTCCTCTTTAGACTACTTGACTTTTGAGGattaagactttgctaagaggccaAGGAATGTAGCCAagtgtgtggtgattgaatgtgaatcaatcttatttttcatctttaaaagagttaagaaaattgggagaaatatttttgttgaaagGATTTTGTTTCCCTATTTCTGGATCGATCCAGGTGCAAAGGCAGATCGATCCAactaacttatttttaaaatctatttttataccTTGGATTAAgggtttcattttcatttaaaatgaacTTTCTCCCATTTATGGAGCAGAGATACTACAACAACTGTGAGAGAGAGCTTCTCATTCCTTaccattttttgttgtttgcaTACTAAGAAAATCTCATCCaagttttccaagaaaatttttaaatggattttctgaaaagaaaaataggttgATTCCTTAAAcgttcattttctcattttatttgggtttgggtaaaaacccattttctttttatgtgaATTCAAGAAGAGGTTGAGATTAAGTTTGGTGTAGACTCCAAGTGTGTTCTggaagaagaaggtgagaagCTCAAAGTGAaagtgtggaccccgtatttcggctcatgtattttccactcgatggcgagctcgctttttatttgaaaatgatttatttctggagtcgccacttatttttgttttatttttaaagggtaaacaaaataagaaagaaaaaccctaagtgtgactccttatttggaaaaggtggtctgtgaaaaaccaagtctgggctcggggatcaagttacttattaggaaggtacggtaaggaccgtagcacccctctaagcccctaaaaacgggtctctactaataaaataaagctgacatggcaatcgaCGAGAAAATCAACAAATACCGACATGATCACATACTAAAAGTCGAAGCAAGCGCGAAAAAGCGATCAGAGTGAGAGAGGATGTGTACCTTAGCAGCGAGCTAtcaagcgctatcaagaaatgggTTAGTGCACAGAGATAAGCATAAAATATGTTACTCATATCACTAAACAAGATAAATAATCATCAATAGCACGCATGACACttcattcaaattcattttcattttagagaaaatttatttgatgttgggcccccaccaaagcccattttatttttgcatgaaattaattccataaatttcatcacttggaattacaaaatttaatcCATGCTTATTTCGAAACCTTTTAAAACTCAGGGGAGATGTGAAAATTGCATGCCACAAAAGAAAGATGgcagcaaaattttattaaaaaaaaaaaaattcttgagtgATCCTAAAAATCTAAGGATGAAGGATGAAAGAGTTGGGATTATTTGGAAACTAGCATTTGGAAAATTGTTTGCAAGTTGAGTTcggaaaattattcttaaaaaaatcaagGGTGATGAACTGGGTGATGGCACGTGGCCCAAAAGTGGACATGCATAGATGCATAAGTGGGAGAGATATGCATGATGCTCAATGAATCACTGACTTAGTCACCACCAAATCAAGCCATTCAAATGCATCAAGACCAATGGTTCTATTCTTCATTTGGTGAATGCCTGACATCTTGTACCCAGATATTTCTCCAACTCTCTTCAATCCAACTGTCCAGTAGTGAGTGTCTTCTGTTTCATGCCCAAGGCAAACAGAAAAATCCGACAACATGAACTCTTTCTCAAGCTTACTTCTTTCTGAATTGCACCTACAGTGGATATATTGGCAAAATCCAATGTACGACTCTCTCACATAGTGATGGGGCAAGGGTTGAAGAATGGAAAGCTTGGCATTGAGAGAACAAGAGACAAGAATTCCGAGGCACTCGAATCATCAGTGCTGCCAagagaaaaatcaccaaatgcAAAGCAAAGTGTTGATGATCCCAACTCAAAGAAAGTAAAGGATGATCTGCATGTGAGTTGAAATGGCTAAGCATCACTAATAGCTCGTGATTCTTCAATACTCTGCCTTCCACTGTTGGCATCGTCTTCATCGTCTTGGAAAACTTGGAATGATCATCGTCTTCATCCTCTCATCAGATGGAAACCTCTCATCTGCCAATCACAGCCCATAAACTGAATGggcaaaattatttgcaatggtctcaatccatattaatgtttatacggggaaaggagaaagatgactacatcACCGGAGCTTCGGCGGCACCAGAAACCACAGCATCAACCTACAAGAAGTGGATAGCAGAAAATAATATGGTCATGTCCTGGCTAGTCAACTCTATGACCCCTAacattggtgaaaattttctgtCATTTGATACTGCCAAAGAAATCTGGGACATTGCAAAAGAAACTTTCTCAGACAAGGAAAACACATCTGAAATCATCCAGATTGAAGGCATCCTCCACGATTTGCGTCAAGGAAACCTTACGGTAACTAAATATTTCAATACTCTTACTCGTCTATGGTGTCAACTTGATACGTTTGAGGTTCATAACAGGAATTGTGTTACAGATGGTTTGTTGTATAAAAAGATTGTCGAAGGGAAACgtgtgtttaaatttttgttaggtttgaaCAAAAATCTTGATGAAATCAGAGGAAGAATCATGGGAGTAAAACCTCTACCTAGCCTCAGAGAGGCATTCTCTGAAGTGCGTCGCGAAGAAAGTCggaaaaatctcatgatggGATCCCATCAACAACTGAATATGGCAGAAAGCTCGGCTCTTAAGACTCAATTCGCTCCTTTTGACAATcgtcaaaaaattaaaggaggtaGACCTTGGTGTGATCATTGCAGAAAGCCGGGACACTCAAGAGAAACTTGCTGGAAGATTCATGGAAAGCCAGTAGATTGGAAGCCACGTCAACCACTTGAGAAAGAAGGACGAGGCAATCATGTGGCTACCGATGAACAATCGCCACAACCTGAAGCTAGCCCTTTTAATAAGGAGCAAATGGAGATGCTTCAGAAACTACTGTCTCCTCTTTTGTCAGTACAGTCACAAACTGGCTCATCTTCCAACGAGCTCATTGGTTCCGGAACCTTGGCtcacaaaggtaattttttgagTGCCTTTATTGTTGGTAAAAAACGTAAAAAACCTTGGATCGTGGACTCaggagcatctgatcatatgacGGGAGATGCGACAATTTTTGATACATATAGCTCATGTCCAAATAATTTAACAGTCCGAATAGCAGATGGTTCACTATCAAAGGTTGCCGGAACAGGTTCAGTTGTGCTATCAAGGGATCTTACTCTCAACTCTGTTCTCCTTGTTCCTAACTTAGACTGTAATCTATTGTCAATTAGTAAACTCACTAAGGAAAAGAGGTGTATTACTAATTTTTCCTCCACTCACTGTGAATTTCAGGATTTGGattcggggaagacgattggcaatgctgaggaATGCTCTGGACTCTACATCCTTAAGGAGCGCCATGATCCACAAGAACAACCTTAAATGGCAGTTGGTAGTAATTCTTTTTcggtttcatgtcaaaataacgatagtgcaattatgttgtggcactatcgcttaggtcatccaaatgttatgcatctcaagcatttatttccttcattatttcataaaaatccaaaatcctttgAGTGCGAAATCTGTCAATTATCAAAGCAAGTCCGGTCTCATTTTCCCATTCATCCCTATAAAGAGTCTAGTCCATTCTCAATGATTCATAGCGATATCTGGGGTCCGTCAAGAATAAAAGATGTAACTGGTACTAGGTGGTTTGTCTCATTCATAGATGATCACACTAGATTAACTTGGGTAttcctcatgaaagaaaaatctgaaacgagtcaaattttcaaaaattttaaaaatatgatttagacCCAATTCCagtcaaaaatacaaattctaaagtCTGATAATGCTAGGAttatttcaactccattctAGGAGAATTTCTAGCACAAGAAGGGATAGTTCACTTAAGTTCATGTGTtgataccccacaacaaaatggaatcgctgaaaggaaaaataggcattTGTTAGAGGTGGCTAGATCACTAATGTTCTCCatgaatgttccaaaattaTTCTGGGGGCAAGCTGTCCTTACGACAGCCTACCTCATCAATAGGATGCCGTCTAGGGTACTAAAATTCCAAACACCTTGTCAAACACTCCTAAAATCCTTTCCGACTACTCGTCTCATCTCCACCGTCCCACCCAAAATTTTCGGGTGCTCTGTCTTTGTTCATATCAATCAACAACATCGgagtaaacttgatcctaggtcACTCAAGTGCATCTTTCTTGGGTATTCTTCAAATCAAAAAGGATATAAGTGTTACTCTCCGGTCacaagaaaattctacaattcaatggatgtcacattttttgaaacCCAGCCTTACTATCCCAAAAACGATATTCAGGGGGAGAATTCAACTCAGGAATATCAATTttgggatcttgagtcattcagtgaATCACCCATCATCACTGAAAATCACATTCCTCCAGAGTCATTTAATCAGCCCGAGTCCATTGTTGACTTGTGGGATAAGGAGCACATCCAAGAGGAAACGGAGGAAGGAGCACTTTCTCAACAAACCCATGAGGCTGAACCGGGTCCTAATCCAAGCAAACTTCCAGGTAACAACACTCCTGATGGTACTGATGATTCCGAGttagaaaatgatattcttaATATGCCCATAGCTTGGAGGAAAGGAATTCGATCATGCACTCAGCATcccattggaaattttatttcttatgataagCTATCACCTACGTTTCGTGCATTCACTTCTAGCATCACAGAGATACAAGTACCTCGGAATATTCAGGAAGCTTTCAAGTATCCTAAGTGGAAGGCGGCAGTCGATGAGGAAGTTCGGGCGCTGGAAAAGAATGGTACGTGGGAAATTACTGACCTCCCAAGAGGTAAGAAACCAGTTGGgtgtaagtggattttcacagtaaagtacaaggcagatggtaatgTGGACAGGTATAAGGCTCGGTTGGTTGCCAAAGGATTCACCCAATCCTATGGCATTGActatcaagaaacttttgctccagttgccaaGCTCAATACTGTTCGTGTACTTTTATCCTTGGCAGTTAATCTCGATTGGTCGCTTCACCAacttgatgtgaagaatgccTTCCTCAATGGTGACTTAGAGGAAGAAGTTTACATGGACATTCCTGCTGGACTTGAGACGacatcaaacttcaacaaggttTGCAGACTCCGAAAATCcttgtatggtctcaaacaatctcccagggcctggtttgaatggttcactaaggtagtgaAAGGGTACGGATTCGTTCAATGTCAATCcgatcacacattatttgtgaaACACTTCCCAGAAGGGAAGCTGGCAATTATcattgtatatgtggatgacataattTTGACAAGTGatcatgaagagaaaattgacttacttaaaaaattactgacaaaggaatttgagatcaaggatcTTGGAAACCTCAAGTACTTTCTCGGAATGGAGATTGCTAGGTCAAAGAAAGGTATAGCAGCCTCACAACGCAAATACGTTCTGGACTTATTGAATGAAACAGGAATGCTAGGATGCAAGCCGGCAGAAACACCTATGGATACAACTATCAAACTGGAAGAAAGTGATGGAAGTACGCCAGTTGATAAAGGAAGATATCAACGTCTTGTGGGGAAACTCATCTATCTTTCtcatacaaggccagacatcggCTTCTCCGTTAGTgtggtaagtcaattcatgaataATCCAACCGAAAAACACATGACTGCTGTGATCGGAATATTGAGGTACCTCAAGATGACACCAGGAAAGGGTCTCTTCTTTCAAagaacaacaaagaaagagattgagattttttcagatgcagattgggcaggtTCAGTGACTGATCGGAGATCAACTTCAGGCTATTGTTCATTTGTCTGGGGGAACTTGGTTACATGGCGAAGCAAGAAACAGTCAGTGGTAGCCCGTAACAGTGCTGAGGCAGAATTTCGTGCTATAGCACAAGGTATCTGCGAGGGAATTTGGTTGAACAGGCTGTTAGAAGAATTACGGGTTCCATTGAAGCATCCCATGGTGTTATACTGCGAAAATCAAGCTGCCATCAGTATCGCTAAGAATCCGGTTCATCATGATCGAACTAAACACGTGGAGATAGATCGACactttatcaaggaaaagatTGAAGAAGGAGTTTTCAAAGTCAGCTACACTCCGACAAACTATCAAACGGCTGACATTCTCACAAAAGCTCTTGCTCGAGTTAACTTCGAAGATCTGACAGGAAAACTTGGAATGATCAACATCTACAACGcgacttgagggggagtgttggaaatcaagcccacgtTGCCTTCCAGCCTGtgcgttcctccccatatttagcatcctctgtTTACTTCCTTAAATTAGTGTAATATACagcctttattataattgatttaggagtaattctagcaaggtagtttattcactttccatgtaagagtttattctctttccatgtaagggaaattccgtccggtGATAGTGTACCAGTCTggaattgtctcatatctgtaggctatttatttattctctttccatgtaatagtttattcactttccatgtaagagtttattctctttccatgtaagggaaattccgtccggtGATAGTGTACCAGTCCGaaattgtctcatatctgtaggttatttatttatgctttctttcattgtaaagagagtatcatagaatgaattgagtctatgttcctccatagttagtcttcaaattcttcacaCTGGATGGCTTGAAACGTCCAAAAATTCTAGTTACCAAGCCCAAAACATCTCACCGACCCACTTTCCATTTCTCCATGGTGTCAGAGAATGACCAGCACAATGAGGCAAAAATGCAGTAGATGAGGAATGAAATGCATAGAACCGAGCACAAATGAAAGAAACACAAAGCGATAACCTAGTATTAAAACTAAGCcacatttcatattaaaattaacGGGTTAAAACACAGGTGAGTGAATCCAAAATGGTTCGAAGAGAGAAACAGAGAATACCACAAAGCTCACCATGCAACACAATGGATTAGAGGCAAAATCAGATCATGCGTAAAGGGAATCAGAGAAATGGGAGATGAAACAAATAACAGTCCAAGAAAACAGccgaaatgaatgtaagatccAGTGATATTCATACCCAAAATCAACAGCAAACATGTGGGCCTCCGATAGCCATACCCAAACATACAACAAATTACAGAAGTAGCAGATAAAAGAAACCCATAAAGGAGCAGGAGTGTTACCCAGAACTTCCCTCTAAGAGAATGCAGACTGTTGAATCCTTCCTCTCTCCTCCTTCTCTCCGTAGTCCGTAACTAGCTGAACACCTCCCCCTAAAAAACTCCTTTTTCCCCAAGCTATCTATGTCCACCCCATATCCTGCTCCTCCTCTGTCCCAAGCAACTCACCCATGCCCTGTTTTCCTTTCCTACCTCCAAAatccaacctttttttttttctttctttcaagcCATCCCATCTGGCCGCTAGAGCAGCTCGCCCATGCCCTGCTCTTCACTCTTTGGCTGCCCCCAGAACGACTTCTTCATCAtcaactttcttcttcttttttttgttttccttttcagtCCTTCTCAAACCGCCTCATGTAACTCAATCTCGGGTGGCaagcaaaatatataataaaaataatggaaaatgatccaTACCACCTGAGAGGGTCTGCAGAAAGGTATTAGTCAAGTGGTTCAGGAATGATTAGTTGACTTGAACAAGATAAAaccttatatttagtttttatttttcataatagatGTTTTTGATTGGTTATAGGTCCgtagttttttaaatatttggaaGTTTTCTACATTTAAATCTGGTGTCAATTATCTATTTCTCTCATTCTatactctttgatttattttttattttttatatcattggttacttgggcatatatgttgagtgaaagaaaaatgaattgaaatagGTGTGATTATCCATTGGAtatcttgaataattttttttgttcattttggttaatgataCCTTATAGTAATTGAAAATGAGTTAATGTGAGAATTGttcttatgaattaattttaaggagcattgaagcatttgcatgtgaattgcTTTTATAAATTATTGGGAGAGTGTTGGTCCTTACGTACTTGCTTGTAAATTTCATACTTTATTGAAAAGTTATTGAAAGAGAAGTTTATTAACATTAAGAAAttctaaggttaggtaatctttgttcggaaatttattttatagttcAATAACACCTATTCATCCTCTCTAGGTGTaatccattattgagattcacttttaagatattattataaagaaaaatttagaatatcaaatcaatatttattgaaattttgatccaagcgattgaaaatatataataaaattgatgTATTTGGCCAAGAATACAGATATATAATACctttgtatataaaataataagatgaaATTATACACATGACAGATTCTATTTTCTGATGTATAGTATTATGTCTTCCAGTATATTACATCATGTAGATATGTTACGTGTacacaatttttaagaacatttaataatattgagTCATCCTAGGTGCACCCGTATTCTAAGCACATGTTTGGTGGGTAGGATGGCTATCCAAGTAGACAAAGTCCCTGGGAAAAGTCTTGCTTCatatatattcaataattaAGATctgacttttttaaaaataattaagaatgaCTTTTTTAAAAGTGAAAGAAGTCTTTAAGGCAACATATCTTGATTTTttgtgtaatatatatatatatatatatattatgtggCATGTtacaatttcttctttttctaatgTATCCATTTTAGTAAATCAATTTATGATTAATACTTATGATAGTACCATAGTAAGGCCATGGTTTCATCCCATAGTCTATTAAGAATTATAAGAAATGTGTTTGAgttcatcaaattaatatttcaaaattttagaaatctacAAATGAAAGcataaaacagaaaaaaagaaaaagaaaaaagggtagGGGGGCTTAACTAAAAACTGGAAGCCAAAGgagaattaattaatattaattaaaaatgaaaaggtgGTGTAAGAAGGAAGTGTCA
Above is a genomic segment from Vitis riparia cultivar Riparia Gloire de Montpellier isolate 1030 chromosome 14, EGFV_Vit.rip_1.0, whole genome shotgun sequence containing:
- the LOC117930575 gene encoding uncharacterized protein LOC117930575; the protein is MGQGLKNGKLGIERTRDKNSEALESSVLPREKSPNAKQSVDDPNSKKVKDDLHEKDDYITGASAAPETTASTYKKWIAENNMVMSWLVNSMTPNIGENFLSFDTAKEIWDIAKETFSDKENTSEIIQIEGILHDLRQGNLTVTKYFNTLTRLWCQLDTFEVHNRNCVTDGLLYKKIVEGKRVFKFLLGLNKNLDEIRGRIMGVKPLPSLREAFSEVRREESRKNLMMGSHQQLNMAESSALKTQFAPFDNRQKIKGGRPWCDHCRKPGHSRETCWKIHGKPVDWKPRQPLEKEGRGNHVATDEQSPQPEASPFNKEQMEMLQKLLSPLLSVQSQTGSSSNELIGSGTLAHKVRIADGSLSKVAGTGSVVLSRDLTLNSDLDSGKTIGNAEECSGLYILKERHDPQEQP